A genome region from Clostridium pasteurianum includes the following:
- the ytfJ gene encoding GerW family sporulation protein, translating into MDNNPIENLMKTTMENIKGMIDVNTIVGEPIKNTDGSLILPISKVSFGFASGGSEFKDSCSSSGPDKNYPFGGGSGAGVSLKPIAFLVIKEDSSVRLLPLNAENTYEKIVDLVPQVLEMVKNFSCKCKKGEKQNAEKEKKDSEKKQDSEDNKEED; encoded by the coding sequence ATGGATAATAATCCTATTGAAAATTTAATGAAAACCACTATGGAAAATATCAAAGGAATGATTGATGTAAATACTATCGTAGGGGAGCCAATTAAAAATACAGATGGAAGCTTAATATTACCTATTTCAAAAGTATCTTTTGGTTTTGCATCAGGAGGAAGCGAATTTAAAGATTCATGTTCATCGTCTGGTCCTGATAAAAACTATCCATTTGGCGGAGGTTCAGGTGCAGGAGTCTCTTTAAAGCCTATAGCTTTTCTTGTTATAAAAGAAGATTCATCAGTAAGACTTCTTCCTTTAAATGCAGAAAACACCTATGAAAAAATAGTTGACTTAGTTCCACAGGTTTTAGAAATGGTTAAAAATTTTTCATGTAAATGCAAAAAAGGTGAAAAGCAAAATGCTGAAAAGGAGAAGAAAGATAGTGAAAAGAAACAAGATTCAGAAGATAATAAAGAAGAAGATTAA
- a CDS encoding DUF2953 domain-containing protein, producing MVKIYNIILIGRHIMYLIIILIILILIPFPVKVSFLYFEGKYSIFVYKKKLKFRVSRTERKVAYYFDTLTYINKNKNKFLKYSSKFKFSLGFGIADDAACTAIIFGFMNCLNSFFYNLFSTFFKIKNFNYKVLPYFQKDIFKIEFESIIWVSIAKTIYNLIILFYLKFKLHIKLKNKGSVHNG from the coding sequence ATGGTTAAAATATATAATATTATCCTTATCGGGAGGCATATTATGTATCTAATAATTATTCTTATCATACTAATTCTTATTCCCTTTCCTGTAAAAGTATCTTTTTTATACTTTGAAGGCAAATATTCAATTTTTGTTTATAAGAAAAAATTAAAATTCAGAGTTAGTAGAACTGAAAGAAAGGTTGCATATTACTTTGACACATTAACTTACATTAATAAGAATAAAAATAAATTTCTAAAATACTCTTCAAAGTTTAAGTTCAGTTTAGGATTTGGAATTGCTGATGATGCCGCATGCACTGCAATTATCTTTGGATTTATGAATTGTCTTAATTCTTTTTTTTATAACTTATTTAGTACCTTTTTTAAAATAAAAAATTTCAATTACAAAGTACTTCCCTACTTTCAAAAAGATATATTCAAAATTGAATTTGAAAGTATAATTTGGGTAAGTATAGCAAAAACTATCTACAATTTGATAATTTTATTTTATTTAAAATTTAAGTTGCATATAAAACTCAAAAATAAAGGGAGTGTACATAATGGATAA
- a CDS encoding D-alanyl-D-alanine carboxypeptidase family protein, translating into MKICRVTALALIICFLSPIVNVKADKLNIDARCAVAMDSKTKMILYDKNADMIVPMASTTKIMTSLVAIKYGDLNKKFTVSKRAASIRGSKVGYRAGEEITLRELLFGLMLRSGNDAAICIAEGIGGSVEGFAELMNEYACEIGMFNSHFETPHGLDRDFHYCTAYELAFITSVAKENKLFNEIVSSKDVPADRYGFTRSYHNINKILYQIPGANGVKTGYTGKAGKCLVTSVKMNGHDVIFVVLNCTPRWKETKRIYEYVKKNYEYRKVASKGEKVGEKITSNSNRKVKLYSPCDIYIPLRKDEHCLKKIILSDNIKNRDLNRDVIGSIEIYCDEKCVYKNYLLSNPI; encoded by the coding sequence GTGAAAATTTGTAGAGTTACAGCTTTAGCATTAATTATATGCTTTCTTAGTCCAATTGTTAACGTAAAAGCAGATAAACTTAATATAGATGCTAGATGTGCTGTGGCTATGGATAGTAAAACGAAAATGATATTGTATGATAAAAATGCAGATATGATAGTTCCAATGGCAAGTACTACTAAAATAATGACTTCTTTAGTTGCAATTAAATATGGTGATTTAAATAAGAAATTTACAGTATCTAAAAGGGCAGCATCAATAAGGGGATCAAAAGTAGGATATAGAGCAGGAGAAGAAATAACCTTAAGGGAACTTCTATTTGGACTTATGCTGCGTTCTGGCAATGATGCTGCTATCTGTATTGCGGAAGGTATAGGAGGCAGTGTAGAAGGATTTGCAGAGCTTATGAATGAATATGCCTGTGAAATTGGAATGTTTAATAGTCATTTTGAAACACCACATGGACTTGACAGAGATTTTCATTATTGCACAGCATATGAACTGGCTTTTATAACTTCAGTTGCAAAAGAGAATAAATTATTTAATGAAATTGTAAGTTCTAAAGATGTGCCCGCCGATAGATATGGTTTTACTAGAAGTTATCATAATATAAACAAAATATTATATCAGATACCGGGTGCAAATGGAGTAAAAACAGGATACACTGGAAAGGCTGGAAAATGCCTTGTTACATCTGTAAAAATGAATGGTCATGATGTTATATTTGTTGTGTTAAATTGCACGCCTAGATGGAAAGAAACTAAAAGGATATATGAGTATGTTAAGAAAAACTATGAATATAGAAAAGTAGCTTCAAAGGGTGAAAAGGTAGGTGAAAAGATTACTTCTAATAGTAATAGAAAAGTTAAACTTTACTCACCATGTGATATTTATATTCCTTTGCGTAAAGATGAACACTGCTTAAAAAAGATAATTTTATCGGATAATATAAAAAATCGTGATTTGAATCGTGATGTTATTGGTTCAATAGAAATATATTGCGATGAAAAATGTGTATATAAAAATTACTTGCTGAGTAATCCTATTTGA
- a CDS encoding helix-turn-helix domain-containing protein produces the protein MDNKLLKLPEETFGEYIKRIRELRGYSQRKLSTLSSLSNTTICRIEKGTNGGIENPDAETIAKLAEGLKLNKETLLIAAGYLEKKDTKEANDIKEYIRIALQKLGWINSYKDINEETITYVEFLLKKYGNRYKQIP, from the coding sequence ATGGATAATAAATTATTAAAATTACCAGAAGAAACTTTTGGAGAATATATAAAAAGAATACGTGAACTTCGTGGATATTCTCAACGAAAACTTTCAACACTAAGTTCACTAAGTAATACTACAATTTGTAGAATTGAAAAAGGAACAAACGGTGGCATTGAAAACCCAGATGCTGAAACTATAGCTAAGTTAGCTGAAGGCTTAAAACTAAATAAAGAAACACTATTAATTGCAGCAGGTTATCTTGAAAAAAAAGATACTAAAGAGGCAAATGATATCAAAGAATATATAAGAATTGCCCTCCAAAAATTAGGATGGATAAATTCATATAAAGATATAAATGAAGAAACTATTACATATGTAGAATTCTTACTAAAAAAATATGGCAATAGATATAAACAAATTCCTTAA
- a CDS encoding sigma-70 family RNA polymerase sigma factor — protein sequence MDNVKTNELILKARGGDKDSKNLLIQDNMGYVKKIVNGFYLRNRNLSVEDLTQEGIIAIMKAINSYDINKKIKFSTYVFSMINFTLISEIKKKYSYFKIPEHKVSKILKFKKQIEALKAEKKYYECEFQKMGLNYGQYTDLLYLSNINNLIYLDEMKFFDGKMSLEDMLACEDTNYKKIEDKIDLRLILLRSKNDLSNIEKYILKKIVIEDKSVKSVSQKTKMSAKKISNIKYNALKKIQSISKIK from the coding sequence ATGGATAATGTTAAAACGAATGAATTAATATTAAAGGCAAGAGGAGGTGATAAGGATTCTAAAAATTTATTGATACAGGATAATATGGGATATGTAAAAAAAATTGTAAATGGTTTTTATTTGCGTAATAGAAATTTATCTGTAGAAGATCTTACACAAGAAGGCATAATAGCTATAATGAAGGCTATAAATTCTTATGATATTAATAAAAAAATTAAATTTTCAACTTATGTTTTTAGCATGATTAATTTTACTTTAATTTCTGAAATAAAAAAGAAATATAGTTATTTTAAAATACCAGAACATAAGGTTTCCAAAATATTAAAATTTAAAAAACAAATTGAGGCTTTAAAAGCAGAAAAAAAATATTATGAATGTGAATTCCAGAAGATGGGGCTAAATTACGGTCAATATACTGATTTGCTTTATTTGAGTAATATAAATAATCTTATATATTTGGATGAAATGAAATTTTTTGATGGCAAAATGTCTTTAGAAGATATGCTTGCATGTGAAGATACAAACTATAAAAAAATAGAAGATAAAATAGATTTACGATTAATTTTATTAAGAAGTAAAAATGACTTATCTAATATAGAAAAGTATATATTAAAAAAAATAGTTATAGAAGATAAATCAGTAAAGAGCGTTTCTCAAAAAACAAAAATGTCTGCAAAAAAAATATCCAATATAAAATACAATGCCTTGAAAAAAATACAAAGCATATCCAAGATAAAATAA
- a CDS encoding PrgI family mobile element protein produces MRYFKVPFNINEEDKVIGGYVSLRQFGWIIFAALFISILFLFNRNYMTIHRVLGHSPDITFHPISLTIRIIFAFVIVIFSALCAFYKVDDTYNFDKYLFKMIKFKFRNKVFKFQK; encoded by the coding sequence ATGAGATATTTTAAAGTCCCATTTAACATAAATGAAGAGGACAAAGTAATAGGTGGATATGTTTCTTTAAGGCAGTTTGGATGGATAATCTTTGCTGCACTTTTTATTTCAATATTATTTCTTTTTAATAGAAATTATATGACTATACACAGAGTATTAGGTCATTCACCAGATATAACGTTTCATCCAATATCGCTTACTATAAGGATTATATTTGCATTTGTAATAGTTATTTTTTCAGCCTTATGTGCTTTTTATAAAGTGGATGATACCTATAATTTTGATAAATATTTGTTTAAAATGATTAAGTTTAAATTTAGAAATAAGGTATTTAAATTTCAAAAATAA
- a CDS encoding VirB4 family type IV secretion system protein: MWKSKKNKKEKNSTNNDFFKKGTIDIMDLITPDGIAEGKDYIYLGPNRYVRVYAIIGFPRNMTVGYLNELFQMGDIDVTTYVENIPDSTVIRRLTGKYSQYMSNINLQLKHGYSIDYGMKLAAEDLDETRAKIQTNTERMFYVQPIIFLWGKNLNALEDKAEMFDTICARKSLVAKCLVGDQLKGFLTGVPNLNIEYTNGFRNMITGSVACLVPVGNTELCHKNGIFYGENMFTKSPIVYNEFIGAPTLTNPHTFVSGTTGAGKSVFLKLKSARSAAAGRWTVILDPQEEYRPLIDKLGGQYIQLKPGVKSGINPFEIEVEEDETCKKKIDIYGKRSEIIEMISIFSEKFRNGSPLQGEEITAVDECTAKLYENLGITEKPESLYEEKTYEKEGKFYTGNIKKDLPTLTDLRNALIEKNETIKSEGVKELIEVMKMITGDGPMAMFDCKSSINFNSKIIAISYKHLNDEFTKFYAMINSLSWIWTTFSNYRYKDIEKEVIVDEGHLFAKFERSLHFLELIARLGRKLKIALTLATQFMQDFIGSKQTEAIINLCGTKILLKQESSVAKKVCEFLSLSSRCEQLMTTFVSGQAILLSEQELVLMHVKPFDFEWDMVKTS, translated from the coding sequence TTGTGGAAGTCGAAGAAGAATAAGAAAGAGAAAAATAGCACAAACAATGATTTCTTTAAAAAAGGTACTATAGATATTATGGATTTAATTACGCCTGATGGAATAGCTGAAGGGAAAGATTATATTTATTTAGGACCCAATAGATATGTTAGAGTTTACGCAATAATAGGTTTTCCACGAAATATGACTGTAGGATATTTAAATGAGTTATTTCAAATGGGAGACATTGATGTTACAACTTATGTTGAAAATATACCTGATTCAACGGTTATAAGAAGACTTACAGGAAAGTACAGTCAGTACATGAGTAATATAAATTTACAGTTAAAGCACGGCTATTCTATAGATTATGGCATGAAGCTTGCAGCGGAGGATTTAGATGAAACTAGAGCAAAGATACAGACAAATACTGAAAGAATGTTTTATGTGCAGCCAATAATATTCCTGTGGGGAAAAAACTTAAATGCACTGGAGGATAAAGCAGAAATGTTTGATACTATCTGTGCTAGAAAGTCTCTTGTGGCAAAATGCCTTGTGGGAGATCAACTAAAAGGATTTTTAACTGGTGTTCCAAATCTCAATATAGAATACACAAATGGGTTTAGAAATATGATAACGGGCTCTGTTGCATGTTTAGTGCCTGTTGGAAATACTGAACTGTGTCATAAAAATGGTATATTCTACGGAGAAAATATGTTTACTAAATCACCTATAGTTTATAACGAATTTATAGGAGCACCGACCTTAACTAATCCCCATACTTTTGTTTCAGGTACTACAGGGGCAGGGAAGTCAGTTTTTTTGAAACTTAAATCCGCACGTTCGGCAGCGGCAGGAAGATGGACAGTCATACTCGATCCACAGGAGGAGTACAGGCCACTAATAGACAAGCTTGGAGGACAGTATATACAATTAAAACCAGGTGTCAAATCAGGTATAAATCCATTTGAAATAGAAGTTGAAGAAGATGAAACCTGCAAAAAGAAGATTGATATATACGGCAAGCGTTCTGAAATAATAGAGATGATTTCTATATTTTCAGAGAAATTTAGGAACGGAAGTCCACTTCAAGGAGAAGAAATAACGGCAGTTGACGAGTGTACAGCAAAACTTTATGAGAATTTAGGTATTACAGAAAAACCTGAAAGTTTATATGAAGAGAAAACCTATGAGAAAGAAGGTAAATTTTATACAGGAAATATAAAAAAGGATCTACCGACTTTAACTGATTTAAGGAACGCTCTTATTGAGAAAAATGAAACTATAAAATCAGAGGGAGTAAAAGAACTCATAGAAGTAATGAAGATGATAACAGGTGACGGTCCTATGGCAATGTTTGATTGTAAATCTTCAATAAATTTTAACAGTAAAATAATAGCTATAAGTTATAAACATTTAAATGATGAATTCACAAAATTTTATGCTATGATAAACAGTCTTTCATGGATATGGACAACTTTTTCAAATTACAGATACAAGGATATTGAAAAGGAAGTTATAGTTGATGAAGGGCATTTATTTGCTAAGTTTGAAAGGTCACTTCATTTCTTAGAGCTTATAGCAAGGCTCGGAAGAAAACTTAAGATAGCACTTACCTTAGCCACGCAGTTTATGCAGGATTTCATAGGCAGCAAGCAGACGGAAGCTATAATAAATCTCTGTGGTACGAAGATACTATTGAAACAGGAATCTTCAGTGGCAAAAAAGGTCTGTGAATTTTTAAGTCTATCTTCAAGGTGCGAGCAGCTTATGACAACCTTTGTTTCTGGACAGGCAATACTTCTTTCAGAGCAGGAGCTTGTACTTATGCATGTTAAGCCCTTTGACTTTGAGTGGGATATGGTGAAAACTTCATAG
- a CDS encoding 3D domain-containing protein, producing MSNKKSGSFLGNMVRNKFKKNGKKVLKALIKKIMFPWGLIFICFIFVVIFAISVAKTGFMGDQTFSDNLNEYQNKELAGFLTKKVKDANGPMNDMYGMAKKVALTDGNVEGFISLVEMEQNQDIDKMVSKSGRAGLLGSEDIISEYAELLKPDFSYKDDSIVTTVTVNTKDSTGQNVTSSPIVTKEKVKLLTSADALKGKVDITYKVQSQTKTDVKTRTYEKLKDSKPPTANNNPNAKPEMETVTETITTTTKVDTPVIEKVTESGKSMERLKKIIKQQFPNEDTEDKLKMAAHFVIAGASNDYDTKQQNGDWMNKDPNDNSIVNDILDAGADNGFSGEIPLFRQTDARWASQPYGQGNIGTSGCGPTSFAMIISGLSGKLGSWDKNGDGMLDPGEAATYAIASGYNSYTGEGTSWGLFDNSSTSRFGINSSNEIEPSNYSYVYDQLKKGNPVVASMHAGHFTKGGHFIVLTGVDTDGQVLINDPNPKTGINKFPMEGIASEANVFWVFNNPNIKYDSFICTAYGGVHDGMEGGGTTADGTNLDGKDFTARVIAVDPSVIKLGSRVYIQFPDNKRYQNKNGQRYDLNGWYTARDTGGAIKGNHIDLFMGFGGACDTARCDDFGTVNIKVRR from the coding sequence ATGTCAAATAAGAAATCAGGTTCATTTTTAGGAAATATGGTTAGGAACAAGTTCAAGAAAAACGGGAAAAAAGTTTTGAAAGCTTTAATAAAAAAGATAATGTTTCCTTGGGGACTTATTTTTATTTGCTTTATATTTGTAGTTATTTTCGCTATATCAGTGGCAAAAACGGGTTTCATGGGAGATCAAACTTTTAGTGACAATCTAAATGAATATCAGAATAAAGAACTTGCAGGTTTTCTTACTAAAAAAGTTAAAGATGCCAATGGCCCTATGAATGATATGTATGGTATGGCTAAAAAAGTAGCACTTACAGATGGTAATGTTGAAGGTTTTATATCACTTGTTGAAATGGAGCAAAATCAGGATATAGATAAAATGGTATCCAAAAGTGGACGGGCTGGATTGTTAGGTTCTGAGGATATTATTTCAGAGTATGCAGAGCTTTTAAAGCCTGATTTTTCCTATAAGGATGATTCTATAGTTACAACAGTTACAGTTAATACAAAGGATTCAACAGGGCAGAATGTCACATCATCACCTATTGTTACTAAGGAAAAAGTAAAGTTATTAACCAGTGCAGATGCTTTAAAAGGTAAAGTGGATATAACTTATAAAGTGCAGTCTCAGACTAAAACAGATGTTAAAACAAGAACATATGAGAAGCTTAAAGATAGTAAGCCGCCGACTGCCAACAATAATCCAAATGCAAAACCAGAAATGGAAACAGTAACAGAAACTATAACCACTACAACTAAGGTTGATACTCCAGTTATAGAAAAGGTTACAGAAAGCGGTAAGAGTATGGAAAGACTAAAAAAGATAATAAAACAACAGTTCCCAAATGAAGATACAGAGGATAAGCTTAAAATGGCAGCACACTTTGTCATAGCAGGAGCTAGTAATGACTATGATACAAAACAGCAGAATGGTGACTGGATGAATAAAGATCCTAATGACAATAGTATAGTAAATGATATATTAGATGCTGGAGCTGATAATGGGTTCAGCGGCGAAATACCACTTTTCAGACAGACGGATGCAAGATGGGCAAGTCAGCCTTATGGTCAAGGAAATATAGGTACAAGTGGATGTGGTCCGACTTCATTCGCTATGATAATTTCAGGGCTTAGTGGAAAGCTAGGTTCATGGGATAAAAATGGTGATGGAATGTTAGATCCAGGTGAAGCTGCGACTTATGCTATAGCTTCGGGATATAATAGTTATACAGGAGAAGGTACTTCTTGGGGATTATTTGACAATAGTTCTACGTCACGATTTGGAATTAATAGCAGTAATGAAATAGAACCTTCCAATTATAGTTATGTATATGACCAGCTTAAAAAGGGTAATCCAGTAGTTGCAAGTATGCACGCAGGACACTTTACTAAGGGTGGTCATTTTATTGTTTTAACTGGTGTTGATACAGATGGACAGGTTTTAATTAATGATCCTAACCCCAAAACTGGAATAAATAAGTTTCCAATGGAAGGTATAGCTTCAGAAGCTAATGTATTCTGGGTGTTCAATAATCCTAATATTAAATATGACAGTTTTATATGTACTGCATATGGCGGTGTACATGATGGTATGGAAGGCGGCGGAACTACAGCAGATGGGACAAATCTTGATGGAAAGGACTTTACAGCAAGGGTAATAGCAGTAGATCCAAGCGTAATTAAACTGGGAAGTCGTGTATATATTCAGTTTCCTGATAATAAAAGGTATCAGAATAAAAATGGACAGAGATATGACCTTAATGGGTGGTACACAGCTAGAGATACTGGAGGAGCTATAAAAGGTAATCATATAGACTTATTTATGGGCTTCGGTGGAGCTTGCGATACTGCAAGATGCGATGATTTTGGAACAGTAAATATAAAAGTAAGACGTTAG
- a CDS encoding RNase A-like domain-containing protein, whose translation MSEIKMVTDELEVLAKQFLWGNNILSKQIKAIDNYNNELRNNFAAFSMNKIYNMVEEASIEGYKLLGKLKELHDKLIKVKGDFEKADNENSAQYSSNDSDGLSFTVKKDSGLMRLKKERDNLRDKLFNKDNVFDGTLDFFKLAGIDWKIRFGLFNSSEKNAMIATGINPNLAEAGSDMVTCELGGVFLGSGIAGARSTFKCFKPGMSVGGKSFIAASGFGSASKVSSLYWKQINKIRHVDNDILDIMESKGGHTLDRHVGKSREYLEERVSNMRQGADGATSFSDKNTAIKATKDVLNQNSDKIADWIVNGKSSRITLKTEHDFSVGYGVSKNSGEYVDNVSKTVTVIQKTKDNDLGFKIITCYPKLN comes from the coding sequence ATGTCAGAGATAAAAATGGTAACAGACGAGCTTGAAGTTCTTGCTAAACAGTTTTTATGGGGAAATAATATTCTTAGTAAGCAAATTAAAGCAATAGACAATTATAATAACGAATTAAGGAATAATTTTGCAGCTTTCAGTATGAATAAAATATATAATATGGTAGAAGAAGCGAGCATAGAAGGATACAAGCTCTTAGGTAAACTGAAAGAACTTCATGACAAATTAATTAAAGTAAAAGGTGATTTCGAAAAAGCAGATAATGAAAACAGTGCTCAATATAGTTCAAATGATAGTGATGGTTTATCATTTACAGTGAAGAAAGACAGTGGACTTATGAGGTTAAAAAAGGAAAGGGATAATTTAAGAGATAAACTATTTAATAAGGACAATGTATTTGATGGAACCTTAGACTTTTTTAAACTTGCAGGGATTGATTGGAAAATAAGATTTGGGTTATTTAATTCAAGTGAAAAAAATGCTATGATAGCAACAGGAATAAATCCTAATTTAGCAGAAGCAGGTTCGGATATGGTTACATGTGAACTAGGTGGAGTTTTTCTAGGTTCAGGAATTGCAGGAGCAAGGTCAACATTTAAATGTTTTAAACCTGGTATGAGCGTAGGAGGTAAATCTTTTATAGCTGCCTCTGGATTTGGAAGTGCTAGTAAAGTTAGTTCATTATATTGGAAACAAATTAATAAAATACGTCATGTAGACAATGATATTTTGGATATAATGGAAAGTAAAGGTGGACATACATTAGATAGACATGTAGGTAAAAGTAGGGAGTATTTAGAGGAGAGAGTTAGTAATATGAGGCAGGGAGCAGATGGTGCAACATCTTTTAGTGATAAAAATACAGCGATAAAAGCAACAAAAGATGTTTTAAATCAAAACTCAGATAAAATAGCTGATTGGATTGTGAATGGAAAAAGTAGTAGGATCACATTGAAAACAGAACATGATTTTTCAGTGGGATATGGAGTTTCAAAAAACTCTGGTGAATATGTTGATAATGTATCAAAAACTGTGACGGTAATCCAAAAAACTAAAGATAATGACTTAGGATTTAAAATTATAACTTGCTATCCTAAATTAAATTGA
- a CDS encoding helix-turn-helix domain-containing protein → MGSYEILSIGTKLKNLREKYNVKQEDISGKEITRNLISQIEHDKANLTQNAAEIILKNLKNICDKRHITIDENIEYLMEDEKSQANKILDKCIKELKDLMVYKDNSFINKLAEIEEFLVKWSITDKKIAIFELAGDYYCNINDYYKSSLYYEKARALFDIHSKNSIGILRKLSMVYFYMGEYKQDIKCCQFALDWFNDDLTKEYHCIFLFNSALCYIELKKYDNALTLLNTLEPLIKDVDENKYYDVIIQKSVCLQLSKKFDESLNIYNKALKFISKKNIEKYLLIIANITEIYIELHDFDKAKNALKVLLDNLVTLDDSFKYSPILYCELGKIYRDLKDLKNAEKYFLKSLYVSKKQSYYFTIKNAIIELSSIYVSTNNAEKLSEIKNEFFILTSQEKKLSNDVMLILIKDYLNLKDTNSIKEIIDFSQKFIYEGI, encoded by the coding sequence ATGGGAAGTTATGAGATACTGTCTATTGGCACAAAACTTAAAAACTTAAGAGAAAAGTATAATGTAAAGCAGGAAGACATATCAGGTAAGGAGATAACTAGAAATCTTATAAGTCAAATAGAACATGATAAAGCAAATCTCACCCAAAATGCTGCTGAAATTATATTAAAGAACTTAAAAAACATTTGTGATAAAAGACATATTACAATTGATGAGAACATAGAATATTTAATGGAAGATGAAAAATCACAGGCTAATAAGATACTTGATAAATGTATTAAAGAGCTTAAGGATTTAATGGTATATAAAGATAATAGCTTTATTAATAAGTTAGCAGAAATAGAAGAATTCTTAGTAAAATGGAGTATTACTGATAAAAAAATAGCCATTTTTGAGTTAGCTGGAGATTATTATTGCAATATTAATGATTACTATAAGAGTTCGTTATATTACGAAAAAGCTAGAGCATTGTTTGATATACATAGTAAAAATTCTATTGGCATTTTAAGAAAATTATCTATGGTATATTTTTATATGGGCGAATATAAACAGGACATAAAATGCTGCCAATTTGCTTTGGATTGGTTTAATGATGATTTAACAAAAGAATATCACTGCATATTTTTATTTAATAGTGCCTTATGCTATATAGAATTAAAAAAATACGATAACGCTTTAACTTTACTTAATACCTTGGAACCATTAATTAAAGATGTAGATGAAAATAAATACTATGATGTTATAATTCAAAAATCTGTATGCCTTCAATTATCAAAAAAATTTGATGAAAGCTTAAACATATATAATAAAGCATTAAAATTTATAAGTAAAAAAAATATTGAAAAATATTTATTGATAATAGCTAACATCACTGAAATTTATATAGAACTTCATGATTTTGATAAAGCCAAAAATGCATTAAAAGTATTACTTGATAATTTGGTGACACTTGATGATAGTTTTAAATATTCTCCAATATTATATTGCGAACTTGGTAAAATATATAGAGATTTAAAGGATTTAAAAAATGCCGAAAAATACTTTTTGAAATCATTATATGTATCCAAAAAACAATCCTATTATTTCACCATAAAAAATGCTATTATTGAGTTATCTTCCATATATGTCAGTACAAATAATGCAGAAAAACTTTCTGAAATAAAAAATGAATTTTTCATCTTAACATCACAAGAGAAAAAACTTAGTAATGATGTTATGCTTATATTGATTAAAGACTACCTTAACCTAAAAGATACCAATTCCATAAAAGAAATTATTGATTTTAGCCAAAAATTTATATATGAAGGGATATGA
- a CDS encoding AAA family ATPase, whose translation MKQNCYIREAKLNIEEVDSFRKYPYCLPIIKNLKTIEFHPKVTYIVGENGTGKSTILEAIAVAYGFNPEGGSKNFIFSTRDTHSDLWKVLKLIKGTKIPRDGFFLRAESFYNLASNIDDIGVSDSYGGNSLHLQSHGESFMSLIMNRFRGNGLYILDEPEAALSPTRQMVLVSRMHDLIEEDSQFIITTHSPIVMAYPDSIIYELNNDKIKRVKYEDTETYQIMKSFVNNPKKMLDILM comes from the coding sequence ATGAAACAAAATTGTTACATAAGAGAAGCCAAATTAAATATAGAAGAAGTGGATTCATTTCGTAAATATCCATATTGCCTACCTATAATAAAAAATTTGAAAACTATAGAATTTCATCCGAAGGTAACTTATATAGTGGGTGAAAATGGAACAGGTAAATCCACTATACTTGAAGCAATTGCTGTAGCATATGGTTTCAATCCTGAGGGAGGCTCTAAAAACTTTATTTTTTCAACAAGAGATACTCATTCTGATTTATGGAAAGTTTTAAAATTGATTAAAGGAACTAAAATACCTAGAGATGGTTTTTTTCTAAGAGCAGAAAGTTTCTATAATTTAGCTTCTAATATTGATGATATAGGTGTCTCCGATTCGTATGGTGGAAATTCGTTACACTTACAATCTCATGGAGAATCTTTTATGTCATTAATTATGAATAGATTTAGAGGAAACGGTTTGTATATTTTAGATGAACCAGAAGCTGCTTTATCTCCAACAAGGCAAATGGTTCTGGTTTCCAGAATGCATGATTTGATTGAAGAAGACTCTCAATTTATAATTACTACACATTCGCCTATAGTTATGGCTTACCCTGATTCTATAATTTATGAATTAAATAATGATAAGATAAAAAGAGTTAAGTATGAGGATACTGAAACTTATCAAATAATGAAATCATTCGTTAATAACCCTAAAAAAATGTTAGATATTCTTATGTAA